The Streptomyces sp. NBC_01255 genome window below encodes:
- a CDS encoding phage holin family protein has product MRMIVVWAVSTLTMLALAGLLPDFELQSADGDSLTRTAVTAATAAGVFGLLGALVWPVIVRALLLVPALVLGLLVFFLNGSLLLVALWLIPDGRGAADPETAVVVAAVMSAVASATATALAVRDDDAYRRRLYRLTGRTRPRDPEASPEAAPGTVFLQLDGVGHHVLRAAVADGLMPTVAGWLDAGHRLTPWRTDWSSQTGASQLGILHGSNEDVPAFRWYEKDTGRLMVSNRPASAVELQRRAVRRTGDGGLLTFDGASRGNLFSGGADQLALVLSMAARRGRRNRSRAGYFAYFSDPANAVRTAGSLVTECVREMCQSTRALLRRDTPRVSRGGTYPFVRAFATVVERDVVVSAVMGDMLAGRTAVYADLVAYDEVAHHSGPHGRDTDQVLRRLDRAIALIATVAEHAPRPYRIVLLSDHGQSPGETFESAYGLSLKELVRAGCGLPVPRRVRRTRSGSEARDAARDALRSALHRPLDETGETAKELPAKPSEPVVLASGNLGLISFPDVPHRMTREEIERRHPALLRTLAHHPGVGFVLVASAEHGSLVLARDGVEVPVAELADDGPLAVFGRGAADAVRRTDGFPHVADIMVNSMYDPATGTVHAFEEQIGSHGGLGGEQSHPFLLSPPELTAPVGAGEELVGAERIHRVLRRWLRESAGPQVPLGPAGAREISPARGAPESSPCRASVEGATAGESEPTP; this is encoded by the coding sequence ATGCGGATGATCGTGGTGTGGGCGGTGTCCACCCTCACCATGCTCGCCCTCGCCGGACTGCTCCCCGACTTCGAGCTCCAGTCCGCGGACGGCGACAGCCTGACGAGGACGGCCGTCACCGCCGCCACCGCCGCGGGCGTCTTCGGTCTGCTCGGCGCGCTCGTGTGGCCGGTGATCGTCCGCGCCCTCCTCCTCGTCCCGGCGCTCGTCCTCGGCCTGCTGGTGTTCTTCCTCAACGGCTCGCTGCTGCTCGTCGCGCTCTGGCTGATCCCCGACGGCCGCGGCGCCGCCGACCCCGAGACCGCCGTCGTGGTCGCCGCCGTCATGTCCGCCGTCGCCTCCGCCACCGCCACCGCCCTCGCCGTCCGCGACGACGACGCCTACCGGCGCCGCCTCTACCGGCTCACCGGCCGCACCCGCCCCCGCGACCCCGAGGCCTCGCCGGAGGCCGCTCCCGGCACCGTCTTCCTCCAGCTCGACGGCGTCGGCCACCACGTGCTGCGCGCCGCCGTCGCCGACGGGCTCATGCCGACCGTCGCCGGCTGGCTCGACGCCGGCCACCGGCTCACCCCCTGGCGGACCGACTGGTCCAGCCAGACCGGCGCAAGCCAGCTCGGCATCCTGCACGGCTCCAACGAGGACGTGCCCGCCTTCCGCTGGTACGAGAAGGACACCGGCCGGCTCATGGTGTCGAACCGCCCCGCGAGCGCCGTGGAACTCCAGCGGCGGGCCGTGCGCCGCACCGGGGACGGCGGGCTGCTCACCTTCGACGGCGCCTCCCGCGGCAACCTCTTCAGCGGCGGCGCCGACCAGCTCGCCCTGGTCCTGTCGATGGCCGCCCGGCGCGGCCGGCGCAACCGCTCCCGGGCCGGCTACTTCGCGTACTTCTCCGACCCGGCCAACGCCGTCCGCACCGCCGGCTCGCTCGTCACCGAGTGCGTCCGCGAGATGTGCCAGTCGACCCGGGCGCTGCTGCGCCGCGACACCCCGAGGGTCTCGCGCGGCGGCACGTACCCCTTCGTCCGCGCCTTCGCGACGGTCGTCGAGCGGGACGTGGTGGTCTCCGCCGTGATGGGGGACATGCTGGCCGGGCGGACCGCGGTCTACGCCGACCTCGTCGCGTACGACGAGGTGGCCCACCACTCCGGCCCGCACGGCCGGGACACCGACCAGGTCCTGCGCCGCCTCGACCGCGCGATCGCGCTGATCGCGACCGTCGCCGAGCACGCCCCGAGGCCGTACCGGATCGTGCTCCTATCCGACCACGGGCAGAGCCCGGGCGAGACCTTCGAGTCGGCGTACGGCCTTTCCCTCAAGGAGCTCGTACGGGCCGGGTGCGGGCTGCCCGTGCCGCGCCGCGTGCGGCGCACCCGCAGTGGTTCGGAGGCGCGCGACGCGGCCAGGGACGCGCTGCGCAGCGCCCTGCACCGGCCGCTCGACGAGACCGGCGAGACGGCGAAGGAGCTGCCCGCCAAGCCCTCCGAGCCGGTGGTCCTCGCCTCGGGCAACCTCGGCCTGATCTCCTTCCCCGACGTGCCGCACCGGATGACCCGCGAGGAGATCGAGCGGCGCCACCCGGCACTGCTGCGGACCCTCGCCCACCACCCGGGCGTCGGCTTCGTGCTCGTGGCGAGCGCCGAGCACGGCTCGCTCGTCCTCGCCCGCGACGGCGTGGAGGTGCCGGTCGCCGAGCTCGCCGACGACGGGCCGCTGGCCGTCTTCGGGCGGGGCGCGGCGGACGCCGTGCGCCGTACGGACGGCTTCCCGCACGTCGCCGACATCATGGTCAACTCGATGTACGACCCGGCGACCGGCACCGTGCACGCCTTCGAGGAGCAGATCGGCTCGCACGGCGGGCTCGGCGGCGAGCAGTCGCACCCCTTCCTGCTGTCGCCGCCGGAGCTGACGGCGCCGGTCGGCGCGGGGGAGGAGCTGGTCGGCGCGGAGCGGATCCACCGGGTGCTGCGACGCTGGCTGCGCGAGTCCGCGGGCCCGCAGGTGCCGCTGGGGCCGGCGGGGGCGCGGGAGATCTCGCCGGCACGGGGCGCGCCGGAGTCCTCGCCCTGCAGAGCGTCCGTGGAGGGCGCCACGGCGGGGGAGAGCGAACCCACGCCCTGA
- a CDS encoding DedA family protein, with protein MIDGLVGIAGAVRELPPESTQQAVGYPSLFLLVALGALVPVVPTGAIVSSAAVVAFHQSSPLSLLFVFLVAAFAAFLGDIALYWLGQRGVRSRNGSRWLAALRSRATPERTAHAQQRLDTHQVSVLVLSRLVPAGRIPVMLACLLAKMPLRRFARGDAVACLAWAATYQLIGILGGSLFPEPWQGVVAAVGLTVLFSALPSLWRRVRGSRRVAGPSGSQHP; from the coding sequence GTGATCGACGGCCTCGTCGGGATCGCCGGGGCGGTGCGCGAGCTGCCGCCCGAGTCGACGCAGCAGGCGGTCGGCTACCCCTCGCTGTTCCTGCTCGTGGCGCTGGGCGCGCTGGTGCCGGTCGTGCCGACGGGCGCCATCGTCAGTTCGGCGGCGGTGGTCGCCTTCCACCAGTCCTCGCCGCTGTCGCTGCTCTTCGTCTTCCTGGTGGCGGCGTTCGCCGCGTTCCTGGGGGACATCGCGCTGTACTGGCTCGGGCAGCGCGGGGTCCGGTCCCGCAACGGCTCGCGGTGGCTGGCCGCGCTGCGGAGCCGGGCGACGCCGGAGCGGACCGCGCACGCGCAGCAGCGGCTCGACACCCATCAGGTGTCGGTGCTCGTGCTGTCCCGGCTGGTGCCGGCGGGGCGGATCCCGGTGATGCTGGCGTGCCTGCTCGCGAAGATGCCGCTGCGGCGCTTCGCGCGGGGGGACGCGGTGGCGTGCCTCGCGTGGGCGGCGACGTACCAGCTGATCGGGATCCTGGGCGGTTCGCTCTTCCCGGAGCCGTGGCAGGGCGTCGTGGCGGCGGTGGGCCTGACGGTGCTGTTCAGCGCGCTGCCGTCGCTGTGGCGGCGGGTGCGGGGATCTCGAAGGGTCGCGGGCCCGTCAGGGAGCCAGCACCCGTGA
- a CDS encoding alpha/beta hydrolase codes for MTSTDRNTSPDRSAGPASGPGPATETTLDTGSRTGTRTRAAAARAAARLLAFARRPYWDRPDPSFRIRRWPDLTALCLATVFFWSSLTPSLVPRPWYLQGIVGGITAAIGYALGAGLAWLFRAVVRRCPGEPVRARCWQAYWLLSPVIAVWLISESARMQRQLRVLQGLPPTLTWHTPMIALIALGLLLAALLVARSVRLGAVTLIRLLGRLLPRPVAFAVGAALSALVVLVGVRDVVFDRGVVDLADRIAEATNGGTKDGIRRPASRHVSGGPGSLIPWQDLGYQGRNFTGSTPTRTALTAWTGRPAREPVRVYIPSALPAAFTDDRPFAAQARLAVRELDRTGAFDRAVLAVAGTTGTGWIDPNVAEALEYMYGGDTAIVAVQYSYLPSWVSFLVDKEKAGQATRALLDAVRTRLAALPADRRPKLVVTGESLGAYAVEASFGTADELLAGTDGALLMGAPHFSPISREIRRDRDPGSPVWRPEYRGGAHIRFAQFPRTDLERPAAVWERPRAVYLQNASDPVVWWSPELLLDRPEWLDEPLGPDVTPEIGWFPIVAFWQTSVDMTVSYGVDAPHGHRYGAGAVDGWAAVLPPPDWTAADTTRLRAFIRHRKAAY; via the coding sequence ATGACCTCGACCGACCGGAACACCAGCCCCGATCGGTCCGCCGGACCCGCGTCCGGCCCGGGCCCCGCCACCGAGACGACCCTCGACACCGGGAGCAGGACCGGGACCAGGACCCGCGCCGCCGCCGCTCGTGCCGCCGCCCGTCTCCTCGCCTTCGCGCGGCGCCCCTACTGGGACCGCCCCGACCCCTCGTTCCGCATCCGCCGCTGGCCCGACCTCACCGCGCTCTGCTTAGCCACCGTCTTCTTCTGGTCCAGCCTCACACCCTCCCTCGTGCCCCGGCCCTGGTACCTCCAGGGGATCGTCGGCGGCATCACCGCCGCCATCGGCTACGCCCTCGGCGCCGGACTCGCCTGGCTCTTCCGCGCCGTAGTCCGCCGGTGCCCCGGCGAGCCGGTCCGCGCCCGCTGCTGGCAGGCCTACTGGCTGCTCAGCCCGGTCATCGCCGTCTGGCTCATCTCCGAGAGCGCCCGGATGCAGCGTCAGCTGCGGGTCCTCCAGGGCCTTCCGCCCACCCTCACCTGGCACACGCCGATGATCGCGCTGATCGCCCTCGGCCTCCTCCTCGCCGCGCTCCTCGTCGCCCGCTCCGTACGGCTCGGAGCCGTCACCCTGATCCGGCTCCTCGGCAGGCTCCTGCCGCGTCCCGTCGCCTTCGCCGTCGGCGCGGCCCTCTCCGCGCTCGTCGTCCTCGTCGGCGTCCGCGACGTCGTCTTCGACCGGGGCGTCGTCGACCTCGCCGACCGCATCGCCGAGGCCACCAACGGCGGCACGAAGGACGGCATCCGACGCCCCGCGTCCCGCCATGTCTCCGGCGGCCCCGGCTCCCTCATCCCCTGGCAGGACCTCGGCTACCAGGGCCGTAACTTCACCGGCTCCACCCCCACCCGCACCGCCCTCACCGCCTGGACCGGCCGGCCCGCCCGCGAACCCGTCCGCGTCTACATACCCTCCGCGCTGCCCGCCGCCTTCACGGACGACCGCCCCTTCGCCGCCCAGGCCCGCCTCGCCGTCCGCGAACTCGACCGGACCGGCGCCTTCGACCGCGCCGTCCTCGCCGTCGCCGGGACCACCGGCACCGGCTGGATCGACCCGAACGTCGCCGAGGCCCTGGAGTACATGTACGGCGGCGACACCGCGATCGTCGCCGTCCAGTACTCGTACCTCCCGAGCTGGGTCTCCTTCCTCGTCGACAAGGAGAAGGCAGGGCAGGCCACCCGGGCCCTCCTCGACGCCGTCCGTACCCGCCTCGCCGCCCTCCCCGCCGACCGGCGGCCGAAGCTCGTCGTCACCGGCGAGAGCCTCGGCGCCTACGCCGTCGAAGCGTCCTTCGGGACCGCCGACGAGCTCCTCGCCGGAACCGACGGCGCGCTCCTGATGGGCGCCCCCCACTTCTCCCCGATCTCCCGGGAGATCCGCCGCGACCGCGACCCGGGCAGCCCCGTCTGGCGCCCCGAGTACCGCGGCGGCGCCCACATCCGCTTCGCGCAGTTCCCCCGTACCGACCTCGAACGCCCCGCCGCCGTCTGGGAACGGCCGCGCGCGGTCTACCTGCAGAACGCCTCCGACCCCGTCGTCTGGTGGTCGCCCGAACTGCTCCTCGACCGCCCCGAATGGCTCGACGAACCGCTCGGCCCCGACGTCACCCCCGAGATCGGCTGGTTTCCCATCGTCGCCTTCTGGCAGACGTCCGTCGACATGACCGTCTCCTACGGCGTCGACGCCCCGCACGGCCACCGGTACGGGGCCGGGGCCGTCGACGGCTGGGCGGCGGTCCTGCCGCCACCCGACTGGACCGCCGCCGACACGACCCGCCTGCGCGCCTTCATCCGCCACCGCAAGGCGGCCTACTGA
- a CDS encoding low temperature requirement protein A: MAWNRERALVVATGDDHRVTPAELFFDLVFVYAITQVTALMAARPSPLGVVGGMVVLALLWWCWCCFAWLGNVVRADSGGVFAVLVTVMAVVLIVSLAVPEVFADEPGGLSAPLVFVVCYGVVRVLHLTSYWVSSPGDAVLRATLRRTALMSVLPPLVLLLIGSAYSGRVQLLLWLGAVAVDYGGIYVTGSSGWRVNSPGHFAERHGLIVIIALGESIVAMGVGVSGFPLTFAVLGASAAGLLLAAGLWRLYFRQLGEPAEHRLGGLDGDDRTRFARDVYTFLHLPLVAGVVLCALGMKKVLQQVADTGHYGLAEPLHGVVAWSLTGGVGVFLLGAAAIVLRTTGRRPTALAVGGVCCLAAGPLVGLVPALPALAVLATTTAVLVTLDGRRGRPEVVAVAETEA; encoded by the coding sequence ATGGCGTGGAACAGGGAACGGGCTCTCGTCGTGGCCACCGGTGACGATCACCGGGTGACGCCCGCGGAGCTCTTCTTCGACCTGGTGTTCGTGTACGCGATCACGCAGGTGACCGCCCTGATGGCGGCGCGACCCTCACCTCTGGGGGTGGTCGGCGGGATGGTCGTGCTCGCGCTGCTCTGGTGGTGCTGGTGCTGCTTCGCCTGGCTGGGGAATGTCGTACGGGCCGACTCCGGTGGGGTGTTCGCCGTCCTCGTCACCGTCATGGCCGTCGTCCTCATCGTGTCGCTCGCCGTGCCGGAGGTCTTCGCGGACGAGCCCGGCGGGCTCTCGGCCCCTCTGGTGTTCGTCGTCTGCTACGGCGTGGTGCGCGTCCTGCACCTGACCTCGTACTGGGTCTCCAGCCCCGGGGACGCGGTGCTGCGCGCCACCCTGCGCCGTACGGCGCTGATGTCCGTGCTGCCGCCGCTCGTGCTGCTGCTGATCGGCAGCGCGTACAGCGGCCGGGTCCAACTCCTGCTGTGGCTCGGCGCGGTGGCCGTCGACTACGGCGGCATCTACGTCACCGGCTCCTCCGGCTGGCGGGTCAACTCCCCCGGGCACTTCGCCGAGCGCCACGGCCTGATCGTGATCATCGCGCTCGGCGAGTCCATCGTGGCGATGGGCGTCGGCGTCTCCGGCTTCCCGCTCACCTTCGCCGTCCTCGGCGCCTCGGCCGCCGGGCTGCTGCTCGCGGCCGGGCTGTGGCGGCTGTACTTCCGGCAGCTCGGCGAGCCCGCCGAGCACCGGCTCGGCGGGCTGGACGGCGACGACCGGACCCGCTTCGCCCGGGACGTGTACACCTTCCTGCACCTGCCGCTCGTCGCGGGCGTCGTGCTCTGCGCGCTCGGCATGAAAAAGGTCCTCCAGCAGGTCGCCGACACCGGCCACTACGGTCTCGCGGAGCCGCTGCACGGGGTCGTCGCCTGGTCCCTGACCGGGGGCGTCGGCGTGTTCCTGCTCGGCGCCGCCGCGATCGTGCTGCGCACGACGGGCCGGCGGCCGACCGCCCTGGCCGTCGGCGGCGTGTGCTGCCTCGCGGCGGGTCCGCTCGTCGGGCTCGTCCCGGCCCTGCCGGCGCTGGCGGTCCTCGCCACCACGACGGCGGTGCTCGTCACACTGGACGGCCGGCGGGGCCGCCCGGAGGTGGTCGCGGTGGCGGAGACGGAGGCGTAA
- a CDS encoding helix-turn-helix domain-containing protein — MAPSTPTLISSVRRALVLLEAVAEHGEITAKRLSRETRLPLPTTYHLLRTLVHDGYLRRERGTFRLGPAVPRLAGRGPGPGPGVRLAEWLGVLRDELGAPVYYADLADGEVRVVAVAESPERRAVEEWADSGRPRTPTRSASACSPSCPRRPAAPIRSAAPWPG, encoded by the coding sequence ATGGCCCCCTCCACGCCCACGCTCATCAGTTCCGTTCGCCGTGCGCTCGTGCTGCTCGAAGCGGTCGCCGAGCACGGCGAGATCACCGCCAAGCGGCTCTCCCGGGAGACCCGGCTGCCGCTGCCGACCACGTACCACCTCCTGCGGACCCTGGTGCACGACGGCTATCTGCGGCGCGAGCGCGGGACGTTCCGGCTCGGGCCCGCCGTGCCCCGGCTCGCCGGACGCGGGCCGGGGCCCGGGCCGGGGGTGCGGCTCGCCGAGTGGCTGGGGGTGCTGCGCGACGAACTCGGCGCGCCCGTGTACTACGCGGACCTCGCCGACGGGGAGGTGCGGGTGGTGGCCGTGGCGGAGAGTCCGGAGCGCCGGGCCGTCGAGGAGTGGGCGGACTCCGGACGACCGCGCACGCCCACGCGCTCGGCCAGTGCCTGCTCGCCCAGCTGTCCTCGGAGGCCCGCCGCGCCTATCCGGTCCGCCGCCCCGTGGCCCGGCTGA
- a CDS encoding IclR family transcriptional regulator domain-containing protein produces MGGLRTTAHAHALGQCLLAQLSSEARRAYPVRRPVARLTPHTVRDEEALLTRLAGIRRGAPVLEREEYALGAVCAAVPITAGGATRRSASPCR; encoded by the coding sequence GTGGGCGGACTCCGGACGACCGCGCACGCCCACGCGCTCGGCCAGTGCCTGCTCGCCCAGCTGTCCTCGGAGGCCCGCCGCGCCTATCCGGTCCGCCGCCCCGTGGCCCGGCTGACCCCGCACACGGTCCGGGACGAGGAGGCACTCCTGACCCGGCTGGCCGGGATACGGCGGGGAGCGCCGGTGCTCGAACGGGAGGAGTACGCCCTCGGCGCGGTGTGCGCGGCCGTGCCGATCACGGCGGGCGGGGCCACTCGGCGGTCGGCTTCTCCCTGCCGGTGA
- a CDS encoding aminotransferase class I/II-fold pyridoxal phosphate-dependent enzyme, with amino-acid sequence MHHTAPEARGPVRYGPPAPDAGLPVLPGLAALLAAAAGRTAPEPPGGGPVLREAAAGYWWRRGLRTHAEDVVAAPGAPALLLALIAAHGGDLLLPRPCPAWWTPQARLLGRPAYHVPTPAECGGVPDPYALLETVRRVRAEGGDPRVLLLSVADDPTATVAPPEIVREACEAAVAEGLHVISDETWRDTLHHPHDTVLLSPAEMCPDDVTVLVDLGGAPLTPAAWPCAVARFPPTDPSRADRWTDRRARVLDVLTAIGAVVPGPVAPAAAHALDEPEDVTVRARRAATVHGRLAAAAHRTALAAGALSRPPQAGRHLYVDLGRLRSGLAARGVTDSLELESHLTARLGASVPGGHRFGDELGALRARFGTEMFLGGTEDERAETLGSRNPEELPHVARALTDFGGALEELR; translated from the coding sequence ATGCACCACACGGCTCCGGAAGCCCGAGGCCCGGTGCGCTACGGCCCTCCCGCGCCCGACGCGGGCCTGCCCGTCCTCCCCGGGCTCGCCGCCCTCCTCGCGGCCGCGGCCGGACGGACCGCCCCCGAGCCGCCCGGCGGCGGCCCCGTCCTGCGGGAGGCGGCGGCCGGCTACTGGTGGCGCCGCGGCCTGCGGACGCACGCCGAGGACGTGGTCGCGGCCCCCGGCGCGCCCGCCCTCCTCCTCGCCCTGATCGCCGCGCACGGCGGCGACCTCCTGCTGCCCCGTCCCTGCCCCGCCTGGTGGACCCCGCAGGCCCGCCTCCTCGGCCGCCCCGCCTACCACGTGCCCACCCCCGCCGAATGCGGCGGCGTCCCCGACCCGTACGCCCTCCTGGAGACCGTCCGGCGGGTCCGCGCAGAGGGCGGCGACCCCCGGGTCCTGCTGCTCTCCGTCGCCGACGACCCCACCGCCACCGTCGCCCCGCCCGAGATCGTCCGAGAGGCCTGCGAGGCCGCAGTCGCCGAGGGCCTCCACGTCATCAGCGACGAGACCTGGCGCGACACCCTCCACCACCCGCACGACACCGTGCTCCTGAGCCCCGCCGAGATGTGCCCCGACGACGTCACCGTCCTCGTCGACCTCGGCGGCGCGCCCCTCACCCCGGCCGCCTGGCCCTGTGCCGTCGCCCGCTTCCCGCCCACCGACCCGTCCCGCGCCGACCGCTGGACCGACCGCAGGGCCCGCGTCCTGGACGTCCTCACCGCGATCGGCGCCGTCGTCCCGGGCCCCGTCGCCCCCGCCGCCGCGCACGCCCTCGACGAACCCGAGGACGTGACCGTACGGGCCCGGCGCGCCGCCACCGTCCACGGCCGGCTCGCCGCCGCCGCGCACCGCACCGCCCTTGCCGCCGGAGCCCTCTCCAGGCCCCCGCAGGCGGGACGCCATCTCTACGTGGACCTCGGCAGGCTGAGGTCGGGACTGGCCGCCCGCGGCGTCACCGACTCCCTGGAGCTGGAGAGCCACCTGACCGCGCGACTCGGCGCCTCCGTCCCCGGCGGCCACCGCTTCGGGGACGAACTCGGCGCCCTGCGCGCCCGGTTCGGCACCGAGATGTTCCTGGGCGGCACCGAGGACGAGCGCGCCGAGACCCTCGGATCCCGGAACCCCGAGGAACTCCCTCATGTGGCACGCGCGTTGACGGACTTCGGAGGAGCCCTGGAGGAACTCCGGTGA
- a CDS encoding MBL fold metallo-hydrolase: protein MTERTAHPAQAAEAPYPSDAPAADAPAPLPAPAPTSVLQPIGRLRADWPRTFVDRLTAPLPGVRAMARLAREGAVRPRREGLRDVPLLPFEPGPLPSAGPDSLAVTWAGHASWILRLGGLTVLTDPVWSRRIFGTPARLTPVGVRWEDLPPVDAVVISHNHFDHLDAPTLRRLPRRTPVFVPAGLGRWFARRGFGRVTELDWWEAAELDGVRFDFVPAHHWSKRTLLDTCRSLWGGWVLTDPSGRRVHFAGDTGYGHWFAEIGRRFPGIDLSLLPIGAYDPRWWLSDVHTDPEEAVRAHQDLGARRMAPMHWATFVLSSEPVLEPLTRVRAAWDKAGLPREDLWDLPVGASRVLAP, encoded by the coding sequence ATGACCGAACGGACGGCACACCCCGCCCAGGCCGCCGAGGCCCCGTACCCCTCCGACGCCCCCGCGGCCGACGCCCCCGCCCCACTCCCGGCTCCCGCCCCCACGTCCGTACTCCAGCCGATCGGCCGGCTGCGCGCGGACTGGCCCCGGACCTTCGTCGACCGGCTCACTGCCCCCCTCCCCGGCGTCCGCGCCATGGCGCGGCTGGCCCGCGAGGGTGCCGTGCGGCCCCGCCGCGAAGGCCTCCGCGACGTCCCGCTGCTCCCGTTCGAGCCGGGGCCGCTGCCGTCCGCCGGACCCGACTCGCTCGCCGTCACCTGGGCGGGGCACGCCAGTTGGATCCTGCGCCTCGGCGGACTCACCGTCCTCACCGACCCCGTCTGGTCCCGCCGGATCTTCGGCACCCCGGCCCGGCTCACCCCGGTCGGCGTCCGCTGGGAGGACCTGCCGCCCGTCGACGCCGTCGTCATCAGCCACAACCACTTCGACCACCTCGACGCCCCCACCCTCAGGCGACTGCCCCGGCGCACCCCCGTGTTCGTCCCGGCAGGCCTCGGACGCTGGTTCGCCCGCCGCGGGTTCGGCCGCGTGACCGAACTCGACTGGTGGGAGGCGGCCGAACTCGACGGCGTACGCTTCGACTTCGTCCCCGCCCACCACTGGTCCAAGCGCACCCTCCTGGACACCTGCCGCTCCCTGTGGGGCGGCTGGGTGCTCACCGACCCGTCGGGGCGCCGCGTCCACTTCGCGGGGGACACCGGCTACGGCCACTGGTTCGCCGAGATCGGCCGCCGCTTCCCCGGCATCGACCTATCCCTGCTCCCGATCGGGGCCTACGACCCCCGCTGGTGGCTCAGCGACGTCCACACGGACCCGGAGGAGGCGGTCCGCGCCCACCAGGACCTGGGGGCGCGGCGGATGGCCCCCATGCACTGGGCCACCTTCGTCCTGTCCTCCGAACCCGTTCTGGAACCCCTCACCCGGGTCAGGGCCGCCTGGGACAAGGCGGGGCTGCCCCGCGAGGACCTGTGGGACCTCCCGGTCGGCGCCTCACGGGTGCTGGCTCCCTGA
- a CDS encoding MBL fold metallo-hydrolase: MPVEVTWWGHATCTVEDSGVRFLTDPLFTRRLAHLRRRRGALPPPEATLAEAVLVSHLHADHLHLPSLARLAPGTRIVVPRGAPAAVPGLRRLDGNGLRLTEVEPGDTVTVEGVTVRAVPALHDGRRLPVGPHRSPALGYVVEGEARTYFAGDTGLFDGMAEAVGPVDVALLPVGGWGPYLGHGHLDAGRAAEALAALSPAAAVPVHYGTYWPIGLDGVRPHEFHAPGDEFVRQAARLAPKVVVHLLAHGERVRPEVAR, encoded by the coding sequence ATGCCGGTGGAGGTCACCTGGTGGGGTCACGCGACCTGCACGGTCGAGGACTCCGGGGTCCGCTTCCTCACCGACCCGCTGTTCACCCGCCGGCTCGCGCACCTGCGCCGCCGGCGCGGCGCCCTGCCGCCGCCCGAGGCCACGCTCGCCGAGGCCGTCCTCGTCTCGCACCTGCACGCCGACCATCTGCATCTGCCCTCGCTGGCCCGGCTCGCGCCCGGGACGCGGATCGTCGTGCCGCGCGGCGCGCCCGCCGCCGTACCGGGGCTGCGGAGGCTCGACGGGAACGGGCTGCGGCTGACCGAGGTGGAGCCGGGCGACACGGTGACGGTCGAGGGCGTGACGGTACGGGCCGTGCCGGCGCTCCACGACGGGCGGCGGCTGCCGGTCGGACCCCACCGCTCCCCCGCGCTCGGGTACGTCGTCGAGGGCGAGGCGCGGACGTACTTCGCCGGGGACACCGGTCTCTTCGACGGGATGGCGGAGGCGGTGGGTCCGGTGGACGTGGCGCTGCTGCCGGTGGGCGGCTGGGGCCCGTACCTCGGGCACGGCCACCTCGACGCAGGCCGCGCGGCCGAGGCGCTCGCCGCACTGTCGCCCGCGGCCGCGGTGCCCGTGCACTACGGCACGTACTGGCCGATCGGGCTCGACGGGGTCCGGCCGCACGAGTTCCACGCGCCGGGGGACGAGTTCGTCCGCCAGGCGGCGAGGCTCGCGCCGAAGGTGGTGGTGCACCTGCTCGCCCACGGCGAGCGAGTGCGGCCGGAGGTCGCCCGGTGA